The Oncorhynchus kisutch isolate 150728-3 linkage group LG20, Okis_V2, whole genome shotgun sequence genome has a segment encoding these proteins:
- the LOC109883669 gene encoding zinc finger protein OZF-like gives MSSLNISPPVKEEEVCWTEKEALGLNIVVKEEKEEEDVTVKKEVEVVTVKEEEKDVTVKEEKDTFRVKEEEDVTVKEEEEEKEEDAVFGVKMEGEITVTLRDEEEEIGELMNTREKPDSPSDNGKSPSGKSDPETPKAKGGHHCSHCGKSFTKLGNLHRHERTHTGEKPFQCSQCGKSFNELGYLLIHKRIHSGEKPYHCSKCGMTFTWLGSLKSHKRIHTGENPFQCSHCGKNFTQLGNLNRHKRTHTGEKPYHCSQCGKSFRGLVSLKQHERTHTGTKPYQCTICGKTFTQLKSMKLHGGIHTGEKPYQCSQCGKNFMGLVNLKQHERIHPQEKPYQCSLCGKSFTKLEGLTRHERTHSGGDKPYHCSLCGKSFTKLGGLTRHERTHTGGDKTYHCSQCGKRFNRLRHLNKHERIHTQEEKTYHCSQCGKIFSQSEDLKSHERIERLCSDLCF, from the exons atgagctcCCTAAACATCTCCCCTCCTgttaaagaagaggaggtctgctggacggagaaagaagctctggggctgaacattgttgtgaaagaggagaaggaagaggaggatgtcacaGTTAAAAAAGAGGTTGAGgttgttacagtgaaagaagaagagaaagacgttactgtgaaagaagagaaagacacgttcagagtgaaagaggaggaggatgttacagtaaaagaagaggaggaagagaaagaggaggatgccgTTTTTGGAGTGAAGATGGAAGGCGAGATTACTGTCACAttgagagatgaagaggaggagataggagaaCTGATGAACACCA GAGAGAAACCAGACTCTCCCTCTGACAACGGAAAGAGTCCTTCAGGGAAATCAGACCCAGAGACGCCCAAAGCAAAAGGAGGACATCACTGCTctcactgtggaaagagttttaccaagTTAGGGAACCTGCAtaggcatgagaggacacacacaggagaaaaacctttccaatgctcccagtgtggaaagagttttaacgaATTAGGTTACCTATTAATACATAAGAGAATCCactctggagagaagccttaccactgctccaaaTGTGGAATGACTTTTACCTGGTTAGGGAGTCTGAAATCACACAAGAGAATACACACGGGAGAAAATCCTTTTCAAtgttcccactgtggaaagaaTTTTACCCAGTTAGGGAACCTAAATCGGCacaagaggacacacacaggagagaagccttatcactgttcccagtgtggaaagagttttagggGTTTAGTGAGCTTGAAacagcatgagaggacacacacaggaacaaaGCCTTACCAATGCACCATATGTGGAAAGACATTTACCCAGTTAAAGTCCATGAAATTACATGGAggaatacatacaggagagaagccttatcaatgttcccagtgtggaaagaattTTATGGGTTTAGTGAACCTGAAACAGCATGAGAGGATACACCCACAAGAAAAGCCCTACCAATGCTCcctgtgtggaaagagttttaccaagTTAGAGGGCCTGACtaggcatgagaggacacactcAGGGGGGGATAAGCCCTACCACTGCTCCCTGTGTGGAAAAAGTTTTACCAAGTTAGGGGGTCTGACaaggcatgagaggacacacacaggaggcgATAAGacctaccactgctcccagtgtggcaagagATTTAACCGGTTAAGGCATCTGAATAAGCATGAAAGAATACATACACAGGAAgagaagacataccactgctctcaatGTGGAAAgatattttcccagtcagaggacctgaaatcacatgagagaatagagagactgtgttctgacttgtgtttttga
- the LOC116355406 gene encoding gastrula zinc finger protein XlCGF17.1-like, whose protein sequence is MQSSSRSEHLKKNQQRPTGKRTHRCSECGKRFTSSADLKRHQRIHTGEKPYSCAQCGKRFTTSSGIKIHQRIHTGEKPYSCAQCGKRFTTSSGIKIHQRIHTGEKPFSCSDCGKSFGTSGCLKSHQRTHTGDKPYSCDQCGNSFTKAGSLTKHQRTHTGEKPFSCPDCGKSFGTSGCLKSHQRTHTGDKPYSCTQCGKSFTQSTSLISHQRTHTGEKPYSCTQCGKSFTQSGGLKSHKRTHTEETAYGCTQCGKNFVSIGYLKRHQRTHIGDKYFCCDQCGKSFGTSGYLKIHQRTHRRETL, encoded by the exons ATGCAA agttcctccagatcagaacacctcaagaaaaaccagcagagacccacagggaagagAACTCACCGCTGCTctgaatgtgggaagagattcacctcCTCAGCAGACCTCAAAAGACATCAGAGAAtccatacaggagagaaaccttatagctgtgctcaatgtgggaagagattcaccacctcatcaggcattaaaattcaccagagaatccacacaggagagaaaccgtatagctgtgctcaatgtgggaagagattcaccacctcatcaggcattaaaattcaccagagaatccacacaggagagaaaccttttagctgctctgactgtggaaagagttttggtACTTCAGGATGTTtaaaatcacaccagagaacacacacaggagataaaccttatagctgtgatcaatgtgggaataGTTTTACTAAAGCTGGCAGTCTGACTaaacatcagagaacacacacaggagagaaaccttttagctgccctgactgtggaaagagttttggtACTTCAGGATGTTtaaaatcacaccagagaacacacacaggagataaaccttatagctgtactcaatgtgggaagagttttactcagtcaaccagcctgatatcacaccaaagaacacacacaggagaaaaaccttatagctgtactcaatgtgggaagagttttactcagtcagGTGGCCTGAAATcacacaagagaacacacacagaagagaCAGCTTAtggctgtactcaatgtgggaagaattTTGTATCAATTGGCTatctgaagaggcaccagagaacacacataggagataaatatttttgttgtgatcaatgtgggaagagttttggtaCATCTGGCTATCTGaagatacaccagagaacacacaggagagaaaccttatag
- the LOC116355359 gene encoding zinc finger protein 8-like, which translates to MGSLNYPPPVKEEEVCWTEKEALGLNIVVKEEKEEEDVVTVKQEVEGEAVTVKEEEKDVSVKEEEDALRVKEEEDAVFGVKEEEGEMTVTLKEENEEQEEETGDLIKTRERPDSDSGKSSSEETDLETPNQHHCSHCGKSFRWFGSLKMHERIHTGEKPYHCSHCGKNFTQFGALVGHEKTHTGEKPYHCSHCGKSFRWLVSQTTHERIHTGENTFHCSQCKNSFRWSGSLKKHERKHTGEKPFQHTNTQKEKIYHCSHCENTFSQSEDLKTHERIERLCSDLCF; encoded by the exons ATGGGGTCTCTAAACTACCCCCCTCCTgttaaagaagaggaggtctgctggacggagaaagaagctctggggctgaacattgttgtgaaagaggagaaggaagaagaggatgttgtgacagtaaaacaagaagtagagggtgaggctgttacagtgaaagaagaagagaaagatgtttcagtgaaagaagaggaagacgcgctcagagtgaaagaggaggaggatgcagtttttggagtgaaagaggaggaaggggagatgactgtcacattgaaagaggagaatgaagaacaggaggaggagacaggtgatCTGATTAAAAcca gagagagaccagactctgaCAGCGGGAAGAGTTCCTCAGAGGAAACAGACCTGGAGACGCCTAACCAacaccactgctcccactgtggaaagagttttaggtGGTTTGGGAGCCTGAAAATGCATGAGAGAATACATACAGGAGAAAAGCCCTACCActgttcccactgtggaaagaaTTTTACTCAGTTCGGGGCCCTGGTTGGGcatgagaaaacacacacaggagagaagccttatcactgctcccactgtggaaagagttttaggtGGTTAGTGAGCCAAACaacacatgagagaatacacacaggagaaaataCTTTCCATTGTTCCCAGTGCAAAAATAGTTTTAGGTGGTCAGGGAGTCTGAAAAAGcatgagagaaaacacacaggcgAAAAGCCTTTCCAACATACTAATACACAGAAGGAGAAGATATACCACTGCTCTCATTGTGAAAAtacattttcccagtcagaggacttgaaaacacatgagagaatagagagactgtgttctgacttgtgtttttga